GAGCGGGCGTGAATCAGCTCCAAGCCACGGTGATGAGATGCTGTTCAACGAGCCCTTCAAGCAAAAAGTTGTTGATCTGGTACAAATGGTTCATCCTCCCCCCTCTCACGGGCAACAAACCTTGTCCATCGCTGGCTTTGGTTCTCATTCAAAGGATTGCACGTTCTAGAAGCCTTCACATGAGTAATGACATCACTCCTCCTGCTCATTTCCTGTTTCTGCATCCGCTTTGTCCTCACGGAGGAAGCAGGTAGCCTGCTGATTGATAGCTTCCTGGTGACTTTTGGAAGGAAAGGGGTTACACTGATTGGGACGCATCTACGCAGAGTTTCTATTGGTGCAGAAGGTTCCAGTAACATTAACAGAAGCTTATACAGCCCCTTTCCAGACAAATGGAGTTTATTTTGAATCCAGGACGCAGAGCTGTAGCCCACAGCTTCCTGCTTGCTCTGACCACTGTCCTTTTTCACCTCAGTCTGACCCCACCCTACCCTCCTTCTTGGTTTGACAAGTCACATGACTGAGCAGCTTTTGGCCTTGTCCTTCCGGAGATCCGTGCCGACGGCTGCCAGGTCAGGCCGACTGGGCATGTGTGAAATCCTCTTGTTGGCGCGTGTGATCTTGTTGCACTTGAGGTTCTTTTTGCTTTTGTTGATGCAGGCCAGCGTTGCCACGTGGAAAATGTCTCTGACACTGTTCTCAGACTGCTGAGCCGAGCACTCGATGTAAGGCGCTGAGATCTGCTTGGCCATGCTGGAACCCTGGAGAGGATGGAAATCAGTGATGGTCAATGCCGGGGCGGTTGttggtttaaaaacaaacaactcTGTGAGCTGGAATACCTGGTCATAGGAAACAGGCGTCTGCCGATGGTTGGACAACTCCACGAGCGTGCTCAGATCAGTGCGCAGGTCTGATTTACAGCCAACTAAAAGCATCTTTGTGTTTGGACAAAACTCCTGAATCTCCCCTTTCCACTGCGGAGAAAAACAACTACATTCAACATCTAATATTAAACAACCTTTGATTCACATCTCTTAGGGTGGGGTTCTATCTAACGTCACCATTAATTTACATTTCATGACTATTAACGTTAAATGCTTTGTGTCAATTGCAGCAGAACTTGGTGACTCGGATATGAAAACCACCCTTAATCATGAATATTTaggtacattttaaaatcaggatAATTTAACACGACTGGATGAAAAAACAGAAATActgaagtccatccatccatccatccatccatccatccaaccatccatccatccatccaaccatccatccaaccatccatccaaccatccatccatccatccaaccatccatccaaccatccatccaaccaaccaaccatccatccatccatccatccaaccaaccatccatccaaccatccatccatccaaccaaccaaccatccatccatccatccatccatccatctatccaaccaaccatccaaccaaccatccaaccatccatccaaccaaccatccatccaaccaaccatccatccatccatccatccatccatccatccatccaaccaaccaaccatcca
This sequence is a window from Nothobranchius furzeri strain GRZ-AD chromosome 14, NfurGRZ-RIMD1, whole genome shotgun sequence. Protein-coding genes within it:
- the rnd3a gene encoding rho family GTPase 3a, whose protein sequence is MKERRSCQKPSMDPSPSVKCKIVVVGDSQCGKTALLHVFAKDCFPESYVPTVFENYTASFEIDTQRIELSLWDTSGSPYYDNVRPLSYPDSDAVLICFDISRPETLDSVLKKWKGEIQEFCPNTKMLLVGCKSDLRTDLSTLVELSNHRQTPVSYDQGSSMAKQISAPYIECSAQQSENSVRDIFHVATLACINKSKKNLKCNKITRANKRISHMPSRPDLAAVGTDLRKDKAKSCSVM